In Oxyura jamaicensis isolate SHBP4307 breed ruddy duck chromosome 23, BPBGC_Ojam_1.0, whole genome shotgun sequence, a single window of DNA contains:
- the TMEM200B gene encoding transmembrane protein 200B isoform X1 — MFTASQCPRGPHVPTIPCTWTPRPSSDFSISLSPLLPPHLAGGAARRATMTAESAEPNGPVREPAPGATKPTAPPAPPRRRGRRLRRKSPPEVPVKGQLRMRSPSGAFVMVGISVVLVGMTIAVVGYWPHRGHGGAGAGAGNASTAGDMRREVAAGRPVPHSEKLKLIGPVIMGIGLFIFICANTMLYENRDMETRMLMQKGLYCMATGLPEGTGPEEADSPLAPKASPECLEGCYEVDLSLGSKWADCYGPNRLQTTAELLQRPGASPTASLLSLHSEGNLRLSSAVGALALPIIKLNNRLLDAASRGARAPVEAAEPPAEAPQPPWALLSPGGRNVTPRGQEHRGGHVIVTVEEGCPMAELGPDAQPHNPGHSKSLDLGRPGMLLVAPIKDRKNRSWPRLDHVTPGAYAKLENRGESSDRLLEPGETPRRAEPRPSSWAVGVEGGSRV; from the exons ATGTTCACAGCATCCCAGTGTCCCCGTGGTCCCCATGTC CCCACCATCCCATGCACATGGACCCCCAGACCATCGAGTGacttctccatctctctctccccccttctccctccccaccttgcAGGAGGAGCCGCCAGGAGGGCGACGATGACTGCCGAGAGCGCCGAACCCAATGGCCCCGTGCGGGAGCCGGCGCCGGGGGCCACCAAGCCGacggcccccccagccccgccgcggcGCCGGGGCCGCAGGCTGCGCCGCAAGTCCCCGCCGGAGGTGCCGGTGAAGGGACAGCTCCGCATGCGCTCGCCGTCGGGAGCCTTCGTCATGGTGGGCATCTCGGTGGTCTTGGTGGGCATGACCATCGCCGTGGTGGGCTACTGGCCCCACCGGGGGCACGGGGGTGCCGGGGCCGGAGCGGGGAACGCCAGCACCGCGGGGGACATGAGGAGGGAGGTGGCTGCTGGGCGCCCCGTGCCCCACAGCGAGAAGCTGAAGCTGATCGGCCCCGTCATCATGGGCATCGGgctcttcatcttcatctgtgCCAACACCATGCTCTACGAGAACAGGGACATGGAGACCCGCATGCTGATGCAGAAGGGGCTCTACTGCATGGCCACGGGGCTCCCGGAGGGCACCGGCCCCGAGGAAGCGGACAGCCCGCTGGCACCCAAGGCCAGCCCCGAGTGCTTGGAGGGCTGCTACGAGGTGGACCTGTCCTTGGGCAGCAAGTGGGCCGACTGCTACGGCCCCAACAGGCTGCAGACCACGGCCGAGCTCCTGCAGCGCCCGGGGGCCTCCCCGACTGCCTCCCTGCTCAGCCTCCACTCGGAGGGCAACCTCAGGCTCTCCTCCGCCGTCGGCGCCTTGGCGCTGCCCATCATCAAGCTCAACAACCGCTTGCTGGACGCGGCATCGCGGGGGGCCAGGGCGCCGGTGGAGGCAGCCGAGCCCCCCGCCgaagccccacagcccccctgggctctgctgtcCCCCGGTGGCAGAAACGTCACGCCCCGGGGCCAGGAGCACCGCGGTGGCCACGTCATCGTCACTGTGGAGGAAGGCTGCCCCATGGCAGAGCTCGGCCCCGATGCTCAGCCCCACAACCCGGGGCACTCCAAGTCCCTGGACCTGGGCCGGCCGGggatgctgctggtggctcCCATCAAGGACCGCAAGAACCGGAGCTGGCCCCGGCTCGACCACGTCACCCCGGGGGCTTACGCCAAACTGGAGAACCGGGGCGAGTCCTCGGACCGGCTGCTGGAGCCCGGCGAGACCCCGCGCCGCGCCGAGCCCCGGCCCAGCTCCTGGGCagtgggggtggaggggggctCGAGGGTCTGA
- the TMEM200B gene encoding transmembrane protein 200B isoform X2: MTAESAEPNGPVREPAPGATKPTAPPAPPRRRGRRLRRKSPPEVPVKGQLRMRSPSGAFVMVGISVVLVGMTIAVVGYWPHRGHGGAGAGAGNASTAGDMRREVAAGRPVPHSEKLKLIGPVIMGIGLFIFICANTMLYENRDMETRMLMQKGLYCMATGLPEGTGPEEADSPLAPKASPECLEGCYEVDLSLGSKWADCYGPNRLQTTAELLQRPGASPTASLLSLHSEGNLRLSSAVGALALPIIKLNNRLLDAASRGARAPVEAAEPPAEAPQPPWALLSPGGRNVTPRGQEHRGGHVIVTVEEGCPMAELGPDAQPHNPGHSKSLDLGRPGMLLVAPIKDRKNRSWPRLDHVTPGAYAKLENRGESSDRLLEPGETPRRAEPRPSSWAVGVEGGSRV, translated from the coding sequence ATGACTGCCGAGAGCGCCGAACCCAATGGCCCCGTGCGGGAGCCGGCGCCGGGGGCCACCAAGCCGacggcccccccagccccgccgcggcGCCGGGGCCGCAGGCTGCGCCGCAAGTCCCCGCCGGAGGTGCCGGTGAAGGGACAGCTCCGCATGCGCTCGCCGTCGGGAGCCTTCGTCATGGTGGGCATCTCGGTGGTCTTGGTGGGCATGACCATCGCCGTGGTGGGCTACTGGCCCCACCGGGGGCACGGGGGTGCCGGGGCCGGAGCGGGGAACGCCAGCACCGCGGGGGACATGAGGAGGGAGGTGGCTGCTGGGCGCCCCGTGCCCCACAGCGAGAAGCTGAAGCTGATCGGCCCCGTCATCATGGGCATCGGgctcttcatcttcatctgtgCCAACACCATGCTCTACGAGAACAGGGACATGGAGACCCGCATGCTGATGCAGAAGGGGCTCTACTGCATGGCCACGGGGCTCCCGGAGGGCACCGGCCCCGAGGAAGCGGACAGCCCGCTGGCACCCAAGGCCAGCCCCGAGTGCTTGGAGGGCTGCTACGAGGTGGACCTGTCCTTGGGCAGCAAGTGGGCCGACTGCTACGGCCCCAACAGGCTGCAGACCACGGCCGAGCTCCTGCAGCGCCCGGGGGCCTCCCCGACTGCCTCCCTGCTCAGCCTCCACTCGGAGGGCAACCTCAGGCTCTCCTCCGCCGTCGGCGCCTTGGCGCTGCCCATCATCAAGCTCAACAACCGCTTGCTGGACGCGGCATCGCGGGGGGCCAGGGCGCCGGTGGAGGCAGCCGAGCCCCCCGCCgaagccccacagcccccctgggctctgctgtcCCCCGGTGGCAGAAACGTCACGCCCCGGGGCCAGGAGCACCGCGGTGGCCACGTCATCGTCACTGTGGAGGAAGGCTGCCCCATGGCAGAGCTCGGCCCCGATGCTCAGCCCCACAACCCGGGGCACTCCAAGTCCCTGGACCTGGGCCGGCCGGggatgctgctggtggctcCCATCAAGGACCGCAAGAACCGGAGCTGGCCCCGGCTCGACCACGTCACCCCGGGGGCTTACGCCAAACTGGAGAACCGGGGCGAGTCCTCGGACCGGCTGCTGGAGCCCGGCGAGACCCCGCGCCGCGCCGAGCCCCGGCCCAGCTCCTGGGCagtgggggtggaggggggctCGAGGGTCTGA